DNA sequence from the Colletotrichum destructivum chromosome 9, complete sequence genome:
CAGATCACCGCCGAGTCGCCCGCCATGGACAATGACCCGACCTTGTCCGGCTTCTGGAGTCTGGCAGCGCTGTTCAGTCCGCTCGACACGTCCTTCATCGCGCTGCTGAACCAGGAAAAGGTCGCTACTCCGCCCTCCAACGCCGCGCTGACGTacatcgagacggccgtcaACTCGGCGCTGCGCTCGACCTCGGACCTCAAGGACACGCAGAAGGCGAACCTGCGCGTGACCCAGCTGTGGCTGCGCGTCATCCTGTGGCAGCTGCGCCTGCGCTTCGGctacctcgccgaggagtcGGTCCATCTGAGCATGACGTACCACTACCcgctcgaggtcgccaagGACCTCGTGCTTTCGACGCGGGACCTGCCCGTCGACAGCATCAAGgtccacggcgtcggcctgACGGAGAAGCTCTTCGAcatcgcctcggccgccgtcgacgtcctcgcgCGCGTGCCCATCACGCCTTCGAGCCCGCACCGCACTGCCGGCTCCGGCGGgcccgaggaggacctgAACTACATGCGCCGCCTCATCACGCGGCTGCCCGGCGGCATCTCCATTTACGACGACCTCTTGGGGAAGCACATACAGCAGGCAGTCCCGAGCATGGCCATCGGCCAGGCAACACTGAGTCATCATCCGACCTGAAGATACCCATAAAATTAAAAAATTAAAAATCCTCACATCACAAGTACACTCAGCATATGAGACACGAGACACAAGAAAGGGAGGGAACAGAACAACTCCCCTTTCCAGCAAATCAAAACCTTGCAGACTTGAGGTGACGAGGTCTTGTTCATTATGCATAAGATTACGCTAGTAACTATGATCTAGTGGTACAACAACTCCAACCCGTTCGTGCCCGCTGCGGGTGGCGCATCTTCTTTGTTTTCAGTGCTCCTCGGTCAACTTCTTCTCGCCGCTGAGCCCCTGCGAGTATGGGTCGATCTTGGTGCCGGCGAACTTCCTGGCCGAGACCTTATGCTCGAAGAGCaggtccagctcggcgtAGGTGCGGCCCTTGGGCTCGGGCACGCGGAAGTAGACCCAGACGGACGACAGCAGGCAGGTGCCGGCCCAGAACAGCGCCGTGCGGGCGCCCCAGTTCCaggcggtggaggagagCTGGTAGTTGGTCATGACGTTGACAAAGATGTTGCTGGCGTTGTAGCCGGCGCGGGCCATGACGATGGTCTTGTTCTTGAGGCGAGTCGACGACAGCTCCGAGACGAGGGAGTATGTGACGGGCCCGACGGTGAAGTCGTAGACAAAGGTGAAGAGGATGAGcatggcgccgatggcccagacggcggcgttggagcccgagaaggagaggaagccgacgacgaggaggaggacgaatTGGGTGCACAGGCCCGAGAAGTGGATGGTGCGGCGGCCGATGCGGTGCATGAGGAACCACGAGCCGGCGGTGCCGACCATACCGAGGGCGTACTGGCCCATGGAGAGGCTGAAGGAGTTGCCCGGGTCCATGCCGGCCTGGGTGAGGAAGTAGGAGAAGTAGCCCATGAGGTTCTGGCCGCCGAGCGTCTGGACGAGCcagatgccgacgacgatctcGGTGCGCCgcaggtcgacgccgcggaagCAGTCGCGGTAGGTGACGCCCTCCTTGACGCGCCGCTCCATCTCGTTGGTGTGCTCGATCATGGCGATGGTCTCGTCCGGGTTGAAGTTGGGCTGGTTGCGCGACGTGAGCCGCAGGAGGGCGCGCTTGGCGGCCGCCTTGTCGTTATGTCGGACGTACCACCATGGGGATCTGTTATATAAGTTAGTCACTCGATACAATACCCAGGGCCcgagggagagggcgagTCTGGAGGATAAGTCTTACTCGGGGGCGAAAAAGAGGCCGATGAGGATGGGGACGGGCCAGACCCATTGCACTCCAAAGGGGATCCTGTAAGCCCACTCATCCTGGTGGTGGAACGAGCCCttgttgacggcggccgagaagaatTGACCAATGACCTACGCGTTGCTCTCTGTCAGAATATGGGTGTCCTTTCATGAAaaatgcccccccccccttcgtcttctccgaggggcgtgtgtgtgtgtgtgtggtgaCGACGGAGCTTACCCAGCACATGTTGATGAAGGTGGTGAGATACGGTCTGAGGACGACGGGGGCGACCTCGGAGGCGTAGGCCGGCGTGACGCTCTGAAACGCACCCCAGGGGATTCCTATAACAGTTTTGCACATAAGAACACGACTATCTTCACGGCTTTTGGGATGAGCGCGGCCCGTAGGGCGGGGCGGCCCTTTTCCCCCCAAAGAACTCACCGCAGAGGACCTCCCCGAGCACGAGGATTTGCACGTTGGGCGCGAAGAACAGCACAAAGATGAAGGCGATCATCAGGACCAGGAACCCCATGGTGGTGACGCGGTAGCCGTACCGGTCCGCCGTCcagccggcgatgacgagccCGAAcacctcgccggcgcgcGCGCCGTTGGACAGGCCCGACTGccaggcggccgagacgacgtAGCGGCCCTGGGCTTCGCTCCAGGCGCCGTACTTGCGGTTGAAGACGGGCGACGAGTACAGGTTGCCCAGCAGGGCGAGGTCGTACCCCTCCATGATGAGCGTGGAGGAGAGCAGGACGGACCAGCCGATGGCCTTCGGGTACGTccggatggcctcgaggagcgTCATCTGgtgctcggcctcggcggcgttggcggcctcggccgcgaggtCTTCCGGGTGTTGGGAGTTTGTGTGTTggttgggggcggcggcggcggcggcggcgacgtcgtctgCATGTTGGTGGATGGccgtctccttgtcctcgcgGACGGAGGCGGGGTGCTTCGGGTCGGACATCTTTGGTGTTTGGCGTTGGAAGATGACCCTATTCTGGGTTGACGAGTTGTCGATGACCCGAGACTACGGTGATATATATCCCCGTGTGACAGCGTGCAAAAGAGACAGAGGATGAGCTGGCCCGGGGATGCacggagagaaagagaaagagaaagagaaagagagaatCGGTCGCCTGAAGACACTATGAAACTGATCGGATGAGGAGGGCATTCGCGTCGTTATATACCCTACTCGACGGTTGGTTGCCCCCTTCCGGGATGGGGAGTGAGGTTTGAACAGTCttgaagggggaaaagggtCGTAGTCAAAGTAGCATTGCGTTGAAAAGGTGAGAGAAAAACTAGTGCTGTGTGTAGCAACAGAAAAGGCACCGCCCAGCCTTGAACCGTGCGTGCTTTCCCCAAGTTCCCCGATGGGGACAACACGGGGGACctgagaggggaggggagggaagaaatTGGTGTAGGACGATGGGTGTGAGTGAGATGTAGCGTGTAAGGTGATTTTCGGCACGTACAAAGTATGGTAAGGCCTAAGAGTGAGAAGCATGGGTGTGTGCGTGTCCTCCTCTCCCATCCTTTGATCGCTTGACGAAGTCAAAAGCCGAAGGTGGTCCCCTCAGAACgaccagggagggaggggggtgggaggatAGTTCAAAGTTCTGTGGAGAAGCAGAGTGGGTCCAGTTTCCTCGAATGCCTACCGTTCAGTGTACGGATATCGCTGGAGGTTTTGGCTGGCTTCTCAACGGCGTGTCGTAGAGGTAGGTGAGTGTCTCGATCGGGTGAGAAGCAGCTTCGGCTAGTTTGTACCGACCCGGTGATCATGTCTACGATTCGTGCCAATGGGGGGGCGCTGGGCAGCTGGAGTCCAATCTGGAGAAGCCTCACGAGGTGCCAACAGGAGACTCCGCCGGATGGCAGGCTTCTAGGGGTGGTTCGGTCGACGGTGGCATGATGCTATTCGCATCTTACGACCCCTAGCTTTGACTTGCCAAGCCGAGATCCTTGCCGGggtgcggcggcgctggGTGTTTGTTCAGCTTTCCCCAGATTCGGGCCTCCCACACCACCAGGCTTTGTTTCCCTACCGGTTTCTCCAGATTGCGCCGTCGGTTCCCCGAACCCATCACCACTCttttttcttgtctttgcTCGGCGCCCGTCGGGCCTTATTGGTCGGCATGTCAGGCGATTGTGGATCCCCGGGAGACAGGGGGGTCGGAGGGAAGTGCGGAGTCTAGCGGAGAATCTCCGGGTTCCGAGTGGGTCTGATCTTTTCCTTTCCGTACAGACAGGGTAAGCGGAGTCTCCGCTCTCCAAATTGAattccttttttttctttttcttccttcttcgtTCCCATTTTGAGGTACGAATATCTGTACTCGAACACGCTCCTTCTTCGACACGACTCTTCATGCAGCAAGGGCTACATACCATCTGTCACGGGCGCCGCTTGCGGAGTCTCTCACGCGTCCAATCTCCAGGCCGTCGGTGCTGCATTACCTCACAGAGCCGAAGAGGGGGAGAACGTCAAAAAGAGAAGT
Encoded proteins:
- a CDS encoding Putative major facilitator, sugar transporter, major facilitator superfamily, with translation MSDPKHPASVREDKETAIHQHADDVAAAAAAAPNQHTNSQHPEDLAAEAANAAEAEHQMTLLEAIRTYPKAIGWSVLLSSTLIMEGYDLALLGNLYSSPVFNRKYGAWSEAQGRYVVSAAWQSGLSNGARAGEVFGLVIAGWTADRYGYRVTTMGFLVLMIAFIFVLFFAPNVQILVLGEVLCGIPWGAFQSVTPAYASEVAPVVLRPYLTTFINMCWVIGQFFSAAVNKGSFHHQDEWAYRIPFGVQWVWPVPILIGLFFAPESPWWYVRHNDKAAAKRALLRLTSRNQPNFNPDETIAMIEHTNEMERRVKEGVTYRDCFRGVDLRRTEIVVGIWLVQTLGGQNLMGYFSYFLTQAGMDPGNSFSLSMGQYALGMVGTAGSWFLMHRIGRRTIHFSGLCTQFVLLLVVGFLSFSGSNAAVWAIGAMLILFTFVYDFTVGPVTYSLVSELSSTRLKNKTIVMARAGYNASNIFVNVMTNYQLSSTAWNWGARTALFWAGTCLLSSVWVYFRVPEPKGRTYAELDLLFEHKVSARKFAGTKIDPYSQGLSGEKKLTEEH